Below is a window of Gossypium hirsutum isolate 1008001.06 chromosome A12, Gossypium_hirsutum_v2.1, whole genome shotgun sequence DNA.
TTAGTATATGTACCTTGAGAGAAGTCGAACCAAACGGCGGTCTTATCGTCGTGTTTAGTTAAGTGGTGAAAACCAGTAGGGTACCTTGTTCCAAAAGCTAATAGAATTGGTTGTCGGCCAAGACGATGTTCGAACTTGGCTTGAAATGCCAAGTAAATCATGGCCCCATGAAGGGCAACAACCGGTGGAATACCGTTAAGGGGCAATTCACCTTTATCTGGTATGACTTGTGATACATGGGCACCCTGCAAGTAATACTGCTTGATCCTTGCATGACCTTTTCTATTAAACCATCCCACCATGGCACTAGATCCAAGCATCATCCCGTTCCTCGAAAAACCGATCCCAACCCATCCTGTCGTGTAGACCGCCGATAATATGATTGTCATTACATTATCTTCCCTCTGATGGTACTGCATACATAGTAAGCAATGATATAAGCTTAGTAAATGATTGGCTAATGGCTAATAAGTTGAAAGAAAAACAACTTACCCTCAAAACAAAGGTATTCCATATAGGTGAACACACCATTTTGGCAGTGGACATATTACCATAAGGTGGTCCAAGGAAACTTAGATCAGTACCACAAAGCTCAGATCTCCCATCTTCACCAGTACCGGCCGTAGTAATTGAACTATTGGTAAGAGGTTCATTCGTATCATGTTCAACCCGAACCTCCTCAAAACCGGCAACCACAAAATCTTTATGTACCGTACAAAGAAGGCAAAACCCAAGAAGGATCTTGGTAAAGGAAACAAAAAAACTTGGAATTGCCATTGAGATACAAGTGATCAAAGCGGTCTCAATGACAATgtgaagaacaagaaaaaaaagtgtGAAGGTGAAGTTGTGCATAGTGGTTAAGATGTTTTTTTAAGTTTCTTTGAACTTAAGGTTG
It encodes the following:
- the LOC107948174 gene encoding cytochrome b561 and DOMON domain-containing protein At3g61750, whose protein sequence is MHNFTFTLFFLVLHIVIETALITCISMAIPSFFVSFTKILLGFCLLCTVHKDFVVAGFEEVRVEHDTNEPLTNSSITTAGTGEDGRSELCGTDLSFLGPPYGNMSTAKMVCSPIWNTFVLRYHQREDNVMTIILSAVYTTGWVGIGFSRNGMMLGSSAMVGWFNRKGHARIKQYYLQGAHVSQVIPDKGELPLNGIPPVVALHGAMIYLAFQAKFEHRLGRQPILLAFGTRYPTGFHHLTKHDDKTAVWFDFSQASVLNIDTSQRKNHGILGLMAWGLILPAGAMVPRYLKHKDPLWYYLHAVIQFLGFILGLASVLLGIQLYQSMNADIPAHRGIGIFVLVLSILQVMAFFLRPNKDSKYRRYWNWYHLYFGRMALFFGSLNIVLGIQFAGAGDDWKIGYGFLLAITLLVVIVLETFSYLRRRRDKSNLPSNFQMNTI